In Pseudomonas fluorescens, the following are encoded in one genomic region:
- a CDS encoding chaperone modulator CbpM has product MSSPLIVQLDMAEFCEAAGLSDVYVIEIVEHGILEPQGAQPKDWVFNDYELTLAKRAAKLRRDLDLEWEGVALALDLLEEVQQLRAENRMLKQRLGRLVVE; this is encoded by the coding sequence ATGAGCAGTCCCCTGATCGTTCAACTGGACATGGCAGAATTCTGTGAGGCGGCCGGGCTGTCGGACGTCTACGTGATCGAAATCGTCGAGCACGGCATCCTCGAACCTCAGGGTGCTCAGCCCAAGGACTGGGTTTTCAACGACTACGAGCTGACCCTGGCCAAGCGCGCCGCCAAGCTGCGGCGCGACCTTGACCTGGAATGGGAAGGCGTCGCCCTGGCGCTGGACCTGTTAGAAGAAGTCCAGCAACTGCGGGCCGAGAACCGCATGCTCAAGCAGCGATTGGGGCGGTTGGTGGTGGAGTAG
- the ureC gene encoding urease subunit alpha produces the protein MKISRQAYADMFGPTVGDKVRLADTELWIEVEQDFTTYGEEVKFGGGKVIRDGQGQSQLLAAEVVDTLITNALIIDHWGIVKADVGLKDGRIAAIGKAGNPDIQPNVNIAIGASTEVIAGEGMILTAGGIDTHIHFICPQQIEEALMSGVTTMIGGGTGPATGTNATTCTSGPWHLARMLQAADAFPMNIGLTGKGNASLPEPLIEQVKAGAIGLKLHEDWGTTPASIDNCLSVADRFDVQVAIHTDTLNESGFVETTLAAFKGRTIHTYHTEGAGGGHAPDIIKACGLANVLPSSTNPTRPFTRNTIDEHLDMLMVCHHLDPSIAEDVAFAESRIRRETIAAEDILHDLGAFSMISSDSQAMGRVGEVITRTWQTADKMKKQRGPLPGDGQGNDNFRAKRYIAKYTINPAITHGISHEVGSVEVGKWADLVLWRPAFFGVKPTLILKGGAIAASLMGDANASIPTPQPVHYRPMFASFGGSLHATSMTFISQAAHDAGLPKALGLKKKIAVVKGCRDVQKTDLIHNDYLPNIDVDPQTYQVKADGVLLWCEPAQTLPMAQRYFLF, from the coding sequence ATGAAGATTTCCCGTCAAGCCTACGCCGACATGTTCGGCCCCACTGTCGGTGACAAGGTGCGCCTGGCCGATACCGAGTTGTGGATCGAAGTGGAACAGGACTTCACCACCTACGGCGAAGAAGTGAAATTCGGGGGCGGCAAAGTCATCCGTGACGGCCAGGGTCAGAGCCAGTTGCTGGCCGCCGAAGTGGTCGACACCCTGATCACCAATGCGCTGATCATCGACCACTGGGGCATCGTCAAGGCCGACGTCGGTCTCAAGGACGGGCGCATCGCGGCGATCGGCAAGGCCGGCAACCCGGACATCCAGCCCAACGTCAACATCGCCATCGGCGCCAGCACCGAAGTCATCGCAGGTGAAGGCATGATTCTCACCGCCGGCGGCATCGACACCCACATCCACTTCATCTGCCCACAGCAGATCGAAGAGGCATTGATGAGCGGCGTCACCACCATGATCGGTGGCGGCACCGGGCCGGCCACCGGCACCAATGCGACCACATGCACCTCCGGGCCGTGGCACCTGGCGCGCATGCTCCAGGCCGCCGATGCCTTCCCGATGAACATCGGCCTGACCGGCAAGGGTAACGCCAGCCTGCCGGAGCCTTTGATCGAACAGGTCAAGGCCGGTGCCATCGGCCTCAAGTTGCATGAGGACTGGGGCACCACGCCGGCGAGCATCGACAACTGCCTGAGCGTGGCCGACCGTTTCGACGTGCAGGTGGCAATCCACACCGATACCCTCAACGAATCCGGCTTCGTCGAAACCACCCTAGCCGCCTTCAAGGGCCGCACCATTCACACCTATCACACCGAAGGTGCCGGTGGCGGTCACGCGCCGGACATCATCAAGGCCTGCGGTTTGGCCAACGTGCTGCCCAGCTCCACCAACCCGACCCGGCCGTTCACCCGCAACACCATTGATGAACACCTCGACATGCTGATGGTCTGCCACCACCTCGACCCGAGCATTGCCGAGGATGTGGCCTTCGCCGAAAGCCGCATCCGCCGCGAGACGATTGCCGCCGAAGACATCCTCCACGACCTCGGTGCGTTCTCGATGATCAGCTCCGACAGTCAGGCCATGGGGCGGGTCGGCGAGGTCATCACCCGCACCTGGCAGACCGCCGACAAAATGAAAAAACAACGCGGGCCGCTGCCCGGCGATGGTCAAGGCAACGACAACTTCCGCGCCAAACGCTACATCGCCAAATACACCATCAATCCGGCGATCACCCACGGCATCAGCCATGAAGTGGGTTCGGTCGAAGTGGGAAAGTGGGCAGACCTGGTGCTCTGGCGCCCGGCGTTTTTCGGCGTGAAGCCGACGCTGATTCTCAAGGGCGGTGCCATTGCGGCCAGCCTGATGGGTGACGCCAATGCCTCGATTCCGACGCCACAACCGGTGCATTACCGCCCGATGTTCGCCAGCTTCGGCGGCTCGCTACATGCCACCAGCATGACCTTCATCAGCCAGGCGGCGCACGATGCAGGCTTGCCCAAAGCGCTAGGTTTGAAGAAAAAAATCGCTGTGGTCAAAGGCTGCCGTGACGTGCAGAAAACCGACCTTATCCACAACGATTACCTGCCGAACATCGACGTCGACCCACAGACTTATCAGGTCAAGGCCGACGGCGTGTTGCTGTGGTGTGAACCGGCGCAAACCTTGCCGATGGCCCAGCGTTACTTCCTGTTCTGA
- a CDS encoding Hsp70 family protein, whose translation MNNASPARALGIDFGTSNSTVGWLRPGVETLIALEDDKITLPSVVFFNIEERRPVYGRLALHEYLEGYEGRLMRSLKSLLGSKLIKHDTSVLGTAMPFKDLLGLFIGQLKSRAEAAAGREFEEVVLGRPVFFVDDDPMADKEAEDTLVDVARKIGFKEVSFQYEPIAAAFDYESTIEKEELVLIVDIGGGTSDFSLVRLSPERRGVDNRHEDILATGGVHIGGTDFDKQLSLQGLMPLFGYGSRMKSGAYMPTSHHMNLATWHTINSVYSQKSQLALGSMRYDIEDTGGIDRLFKLIEQRAGHWLAMEVEETKIQLTHAENRHVPLDRIEAGLSVELSRALFESAIDNLLERVRNSVTQLLADADVRVDQVDTVFFTGGSSGIPALRNSVSAMLPNARHVEGNIFGSIGSGLAIEAAKRYGSMD comes from the coding sequence ATGAACAACGCATCTCCAGCCCGTGCCTTGGGTATCGACTTTGGCACGTCCAACTCCACTGTCGGCTGGCTGCGCCCCGGCGTGGAAACGCTGATCGCGCTGGAGGACGACAAGATCACTCTGCCGTCAGTGGTCTTCTTCAATATCGAAGAGCGCCGCCCGGTGTACGGCCGGCTGGCGCTGCACGAGTACCTGGAAGGCTACGAAGGCCGCCTGATGCGCTCGCTCAAGAGCCTGCTGGGTTCCAAGCTGATCAAGCACGACACCAGCGTCCTGGGCACGGCGATGCCGTTCAAGGACCTGCTCGGGCTGTTCATCGGCCAGCTCAAGAGCCGCGCCGAAGCGGCCGCCGGTCGGGAATTCGAAGAAGTGGTGCTGGGTCGTCCGGTGTTTTTTGTCGACGATGACCCGATGGCCGACAAGGAAGCCGAAGACACCCTGGTCGACGTGGCACGCAAGATCGGCTTCAAGGAAGTCTCGTTCCAGTACGAGCCGATTGCCGCTGCGTTCGACTACGAGTCGACCATCGAGAAAGAAGAGCTGGTACTGATCGTCGACATCGGCGGTGGTACATCCGACTTCTCGCTGGTGCGCCTGTCGCCGGAGCGTCGGGGCGTGGATAACCGCCACGAGGACATCCTCGCCACTGGCGGTGTGCACATCGGCGGAACCGACTTTGACAAACAGCTCAGCCTGCAAGGCCTGATGCCGCTGTTCGGCTACGGCAGCCGCATGAAGAGCGGCGCCTACATGCCGACCAGTCACCACATGAACCTGGCGACCTGGCACACCATCAACTCGGTGTACTCGCAGAAATCGCAACTGGCCCTGGGCAGCATGCGCTACGACATTGAAGACACCGGCGGTATCGACCGTCTGTTCAAGCTGATCGAACAGCGCGCCGGGCACTGGCTGGCGATGGAAGTGGAAGAAACCAAGATCCAGCTGACCCACGCCGAGAATCGCCACGTGCCGCTGGACCGCATCGAAGCCGGTTTGAGTGTGGAGCTGAGCCGGGCTCTGTTCGAGTCGGCCATCGACAACCTGCTTGAACGCGTGCGCAACAGCGTCACCCAACTGCTGGCAGACGCCGATGTGCGGGTCGATCAGGTCGATACGGTGTTCTTCACCGGTGGTTCGAGCGGGATTCCGGCGCTGCGCAACAGCGTTTCGGCGATGCTGCCGAATGCTCGGCATGTGGAAGGGAATATCTTTGGCAGTATCGGTAGCGGTCTGGCGATCGAGGCGGCAAAGCGCTACGGCTCGATGGACTGA
- a CDS encoding urease subunit beta translates to MIPGEYQIQSGEIELNVGRRTISLKVANSGDRPIQVGSHYHFFETNDALTFDRAASRGMRLNIPAGTAVRFEPGQSREVELVDLAGHRRVFGFAGRIMGDL, encoded by the coding sequence ATGATTCCCGGTGAATACCAGATCCAGTCCGGCGAGATCGAACTCAACGTTGGTCGGCGCACGATCAGCCTGAAAGTGGCCAACAGTGGTGATCGACCAATCCAGGTCGGCTCGCACTACCACTTTTTCGAAACCAACGACGCCCTGACGTTCGACCGCGCCGCCAGCCGCGGCATGCGTCTGAACATCCCCGCTGGCACGGCGGTGCGCTTCGAGCCGGGGCAGAGCCGCGAGGTGGAGTTGGTGGATTTGGCGGGGCATCGTCGGGTGTTCGGCTTTGCCGGGCGGATCATGGGTGACCTCTGA
- a CDS encoding HAMP domain-containing sensor histidine kinase, with protein MRLSEFIVLHADRIVDEWELFAKTITPAAETMDRVALRDHARSILLAAARDMCKPQTPAEQAAKARGEGPEKTPSLDEAGASHGELRHTLGFDLVQMTSEFRHLRACVIRLWVNSLQSPDLAYFQDMIRFNEAIDEALAESTATYAEQVNRSRDIFLAILGHDLRAPLQAVSMSTEILLRKAALEGDALKCAVNILRSTGHLAVMVGDLLELVRSRLGKRLPIEPAPMDLAEAAREAIARACASQPECNPTLDVQGDTRGNWDPRRLDQMLQNLIGNALQHGSSKREVTLCLEGEADSVRLTVHNDGAPIPSDAIPTIFDPLVRSASEELGEPTTSLGLGLFIVKEVVDAHEGTIGVSSSEIDGTTFTVVLPRKV; from the coding sequence ATGCGTCTTTCCGAGTTCATCGTGTTACACGCTGATCGCATCGTCGATGAGTGGGAACTGTTTGCCAAAACCATCACCCCGGCAGCCGAAACCATGGACCGCGTTGCCTTGCGCGACCATGCCCGGTCGATCCTGCTGGCCGCGGCCCGGGACATGTGCAAACCCCAGACTCCTGCCGAACAAGCGGCCAAGGCGCGTGGCGAAGGACCGGAGAAAACCCCCAGCCTCGACGAGGCCGGCGCCAGCCACGGCGAACTGCGCCATACATTGGGTTTTGATCTGGTGCAGATGACCAGTGAATTCCGTCATTTGCGCGCCTGTGTCATCCGCCTTTGGGTCAACAGCCTGCAATCGCCTGACCTGGCCTACTTCCAGGACATGATCCGTTTCAACGAAGCCATCGACGAAGCCCTCGCCGAGTCCACGGCCACGTATGCCGAGCAGGTCAATCGTTCGCGGGACATTTTTCTGGCGATCCTCGGCCATGACCTGCGCGCGCCCCTGCAGGCGGTGAGCATGTCCACCGAGATACTGCTGCGCAAAGCCGCGCTCGAAGGTGATGCGCTCAAGTGCGCGGTCAATATCCTGCGCAGTACCGGGCACCTCGCGGTGATGGTCGGGGACTTGCTGGAACTGGTGCGCAGCCGCCTGGGCAAGCGCCTGCCGATCGAGCCGGCGCCCATGGACCTGGCCGAAGCGGCGCGTGAAGCCATTGCCCGGGCCTGCGCCAGTCAACCGGAATGCAATCCGACCCTGGATGTACAGGGTGACACCCGCGGCAACTGGGACCCACGCCGACTCGATCAGATGCTGCAAAACCTGATCGGCAATGCCTTGCAGCATGGCTCAAGCAAACGCGAGGTGACGCTGTGCCTCGAGGGCGAGGCCGACAGCGTCCGACTGACGGTGCACAACGACGGAGCCCCGATCCCCTCCGATGCGATCCCGACGATTTTCGATCCGCTGGTGCGCAGTGCCAGCGAAGAACTCGGCGAGCCTACTACCAGCCTTGGGTTGGGGTTGTTTATCGTCAAGGAAGTGGTCGATGCTCATGAGGGGACGATTGGAGTCAGCTCCAGCGAGATTGATGGCACGACGTTTACCGTGGTGTTGCCCAGGAAGGTGTGA
- a CDS encoding DUF6543 domain-containing protein, producing MSDLHGSNSQKIPDAVSIDSYGIHYRRANDVIPGAIKNAPVERLKSLLALEPQMPEWYSGAREIDRQYLKQVIDERWRLQDVLDQTRGDLKHDINAFAEPLLKTALQSKFTTVENFNELTVQLEVPSTIIFGIDTGASRVRQSTLLEAALHNFEEDETAEGELRNSSGIYRKDSRGSLSLEPAITLPAFAALCRSLDIGGQYQRYIKSVLQPDTPEARQTLQQNSVASEKAAFDVAALIALLKGDITSHAYGQLRKVRDSQASVTLYEQPLHCHRLSLMGFRLSGIVLFSAVSEPSKIKQLIDELTPESLRFWSEWSQRLPVLPDKAYEQFKLLQAFLANGAQGVSEELMRRDDIQQQSRLSGPLIAYVPDDPDHPLKEYPSLTAFMKELLGQLRNTDYQSFFSRFVAQQDKGKFFTRVNERLTTFTWHEREPLDMRPWWRETAVENPNAEPITNQIAGDLWEALFLARRDKAIADARLIAVPTDDEDANARFKRLTSYLSIGWNVFNFAAMLVPGLGEAMLGIMVAQMLAEVVEGIEDWSKGDKEEASAYFNGVLINFAQLALMGAGHVLPGAGVTPIKVSPFVEGLKPVEVGGKARLWNPDLGPYEQTVALPDGAQASDKGLYRHQDQDLLRIDDKCYGVKQDPVTGEHRLEHPTRADTYQPLLEHNGAGSWKTELDQPLEWDKRLLLRRLGASVDGLSDETLEQILTASGVHENALRRLHVEHETPPALLTDTLERFKAHADAGACAELIQANRIGAEWADYAVRSMTEMHGWPGDKAIEVFEGPGLTGSAIKDGYADAVPADTLQMTWSDLLAGALPERVVGFLDEQALRELLGEWFAGDAQKRTEALRDQWAGQVSQRKSQLFDLLYKRRTRSDDSLVNLLKGDFADISISQAQELLGEAHPSDVQHLNEKKRVPLRLAEQARKAAEQLRVTRAYEGLYLDTLHNADTARLELHSLAALPGWPADLRLEIREYSFEGTLTDSLGPVDAPIRKVLILDEDGKYEARDDSDQHLHGKDNLYAAVLHALPDTQRTALGFGINEATRLEQAIKARPLDRYVFEPILRDNPNFKPAYDPEGMRLRGGMPGYARQAPHGMGLRRRAHALYPGFTPAEIETLLLELNDGERTVHEHLAVLEAEFNQLNRDMRRWMNLPTESFRFSPAGVAEWHARNNIYKALRQCWQRTGPEGMEAVGVQHPQSLKIENIPKLSELLDTLPKLEANFDHVTELSLCGGRLRDEHMSFLDSFHQVRYLNLQDNLLTALPQAVKDMPHLTHLFLDGNNIELDALAVDRLKNLTRMMFLHLKGNPLRLIPNISLMPYLQVLSLGETGLDSWPVGLFSQPRLRSFRLDLSNNPISRIPEVAPGSFRAVLLARTVISRSPHWISPENLEILKSYIESVGMDPERPYPPRGVFDSKDWASGMTERQWHLKQKFWSAVEDEFDSVPFFNEIRKLTQSADFKAGGAYQTELTTKVWRMLEVMASDSELRIRLFNEAATPTECVDGGTQLFNAMGVQVLVHEAYALERSDLIETQLLELALGKSRLDELGAIARQRVSERLAKGERFRRYDADGEVTGTIDEVEVHLAYMTDLAERLDLPWQARGMQFRKIAKVSKEMIEAAFQRIKALEEGDLLIDRIFEQPLWRDWLESTYREELNGLKRKIDFAFDLQEALQRRAEGARLTAAEKAQIEAQIKAFCGELGKSESDFPEGQLMTDDAYVQILEDIDKQITQQLKTLTREAMKRAKLDRLRIESTQ from the coding sequence GTGTCTGATTTGCATGGAAGCAACTCACAGAAAATACCGGACGCAGTGTCCATCGATAGTTACGGGATACATTACCGTCGTGCAAACGACGTGATCCCCGGCGCCATCAAGAATGCGCCGGTGGAGAGGTTGAAGTCCCTGCTGGCGCTCGAGCCGCAAATGCCCGAGTGGTATAGCGGCGCGCGCGAGATTGACCGGCAGTACCTCAAGCAGGTGATTGATGAACGTTGGCGTTTGCAAGACGTACTGGACCAGACCCGGGGCGACCTGAAGCACGACATCAATGCCTTCGCCGAACCGCTGCTCAAAACGGCATTGCAGTCAAAATTCACTACGGTCGAGAACTTCAACGAACTCACCGTGCAGCTCGAGGTGCCGAGCACCATCATTTTCGGCATCGATACCGGGGCCAGTCGCGTCCGCCAATCCACGTTGCTGGAAGCGGCACTGCACAACTTTGAAGAGGACGAAACCGCCGAGGGCGAATTGCGTAATAGCTCCGGCATTTACCGCAAGGACAGCAGGGGCAGCCTAAGCCTTGAGCCGGCCATCACCCTCCCGGCGTTTGCAGCGTTGTGCCGAAGTCTCGACATCGGCGGCCAATACCAACGGTACATCAAGTCTGTCTTGCAGCCTGATACCCCTGAAGCTCGGCAAACCTTGCAACAGAACTCGGTGGCCAGTGAAAAGGCCGCCTTCGATGTAGCGGCACTGATTGCTCTGTTGAAGGGCGACATCACCAGTCATGCCTACGGCCAGCTGAGAAAGGTGCGTGACAGCCAGGCCAGCGTCACGCTGTATGAGCAACCGTTGCATTGCCATCGTTTGTCGCTGATGGGTTTCAGATTGTCTGGCATCGTGCTTTTCAGTGCGGTGAGTGAACCCTCGAAAATCAAGCAATTGATTGATGAGCTGACCCCCGAATCATTGAGGTTCTGGAGTGAGTGGTCACAGCGACTGCCGGTGTTGCCCGACAAAGCCTACGAACAGTTCAAGTTGTTGCAGGCGTTCCTGGCCAATGGCGCTCAGGGCGTGAGCGAAGAGTTGATGCGCCGGGACGACATACAACAACAAAGCCGTTTGTCCGGCCCATTGATCGCCTATGTGCCGGATGATCCCGACCATCCCTTGAAGGAGTACCCGTCGCTGACCGCGTTCATGAAGGAGCTGTTGGGTCAGCTGAGAAATACCGACTACCAATCCTTTTTCAGCCGTTTCGTCGCGCAACAGGACAAAGGGAAGTTTTTCACCCGGGTCAACGAGCGTCTCACGACCTTCACCTGGCATGAGCGCGAACCGCTCGACATGAGGCCGTGGTGGCGTGAAACGGCGGTTGAAAATCCCAATGCAGAACCCATCACCAATCAGATTGCGGGTGATCTTTGGGAGGCACTGTTTTTGGCACGCCGTGACAAGGCCATTGCCGATGCCCGACTGATTGCCGTCCCGACCGACGACGAGGATGCCAACGCACGCTTCAAGCGCCTGACCAGTTACCTGTCAATCGGCTGGAACGTGTTCAATTTTGCCGCCATGTTGGTGCCCGGGCTGGGCGAAGCCATGCTCGGCATCATGGTCGCGCAAATGCTCGCCGAGGTGGTCGAAGGCATCGAGGACTGGAGCAAGGGTGACAAAGAAGAAGCCTCTGCCTACTTCAACGGGGTCTTGATCAACTTCGCGCAACTCGCGCTCATGGGGGCCGGACACGTGCTCCCGGGCGCGGGTGTCACGCCGATCAAGGTTTCACCGTTTGTCGAAGGCCTCAAGCCGGTGGAGGTTGGCGGCAAGGCGCGCTTATGGAATCCGGACCTCGGTCCCTATGAACAAACGGTTGCTCTGCCTGACGGGGCACAGGCCAGCGATAAGGGGCTGTACCGGCATCAGGATCAGGATCTGCTGCGGATCGACGACAAATGCTATGGGGTCAAGCAAGACCCGGTTACGGGCGAGCACCGTTTGGAGCACCCGACCCGTGCCGATACCTATCAGCCGCTGCTGGAGCATAACGGTGCCGGTAGCTGGAAAACCGAACTCGACCAACCGCTTGAATGGGATAAACGGTTATTGCTCAGGCGTCTCGGTGCTTCTGTAGACGGGCTCTCCGATGAAACACTCGAACAGATTCTGACCGCCAGTGGCGTGCACGAAAATGCCCTGCGAAGGCTTCACGTCGAACACGAAACACCGCCCGCGCTGCTGACCGATACCCTCGAGCGTTTCAAGGCCCATGCCGATGCCGGCGCCTGTGCGGAACTGATTCAGGCCAATCGAATCGGCGCTGAGTGGGCCGATTACGCGGTGCGGTCGATGACCGAAATGCACGGCTGGCCCGGTGACAAGGCCATCGAGGTCTTCGAGGGACCTGGCCTGACAGGCAGCGCGATCAAGGATGGTTACGCCGATGCGGTGCCCGCCGATACGTTGCAGATGACCTGGTCCGATCTGCTCGCAGGGGCGCTACCTGAACGTGTGGTCGGGTTCCTGGATGAACAAGCGCTTCGCGAACTGCTTGGCGAATGGTTTGCAGGTGATGCGCAGAAGCGTACCGAAGCATTGCGCGATCAATGGGCGGGGCAGGTGAGTCAGCGTAAAAGCCAGCTGTTCGACCTGTTGTACAAGCGACGGACCCGTTCAGACGATTCGTTGGTAAACCTGCTCAAGGGCGACTTTGCAGATATCTCGATAAGCCAGGCGCAAGAACTGCTGGGTGAAGCGCATCCCTCTGACGTGCAACACCTGAACGAAAAAAAACGCGTGCCGCTGCGCCTGGCTGAACAAGCCCGGAAGGCCGCCGAGCAATTGCGGGTAACGCGAGCCTATGAAGGCCTGTACCTCGACACCTTGCACAACGCCGATACTGCGCGCCTGGAGCTGCATTCACTGGCAGCTCTGCCGGGCTGGCCGGCAGACCTGCGACTGGAGATTCGTGAATATTCATTCGAAGGAACGCTGACCGACAGTCTCGGCCCCGTCGACGCGCCGATCCGCAAAGTGCTGATCCTGGATGAGGATGGCAAATACGAAGCGAGGGACGACAGCGATCAACATCTGCACGGCAAGGACAATCTTTATGCCGCGGTGCTGCACGCCTTGCCCGACACGCAACGAACCGCCCTGGGTTTTGGCATCAACGAGGCGACGCGACTTGAGCAGGCAATTAAAGCCCGTCCATTGGATCGTTATGTATTTGAGCCGATCCTGCGGGACAACCCGAATTTCAAGCCGGCGTACGACCCAGAGGGCATGCGCCTGCGTGGCGGCATGCCCGGTTACGCCCGGCAAGCTCCGCACGGCATGGGGTTGCGGCGGCGAGCCCACGCTCTATATCCGGGCTTTACCCCGGCGGAAATCGAGACACTGCTTTTGGAACTCAATGATGGCGAGCGCACCGTGCATGAGCACCTGGCGGTGCTGGAGGCCGAGTTCAATCAGTTGAACCGCGACATGCGCCGCTGGATGAACTTGCCGACGGAGTCCTTTCGTTTTAGCCCGGCAGGCGTGGCGGAGTGGCATGCGCGAAACAATATCTACAAAGCACTCAGGCAATGCTGGCAGCGCACCGGGCCCGAAGGTATGGAAGCGGTGGGTGTGCAGCACCCGCAGTCCTTGAAGATCGAGAACATTCCAAAGTTGAGCGAGCTTCTGGATACCCTGCCGAAACTGGAGGCCAACTTCGATCATGTCACCGAGTTGAGCCTGTGCGGTGGCCGGTTGCGCGACGAGCACATGTCATTCCTCGACTCGTTTCACCAGGTGCGCTATCTGAATCTGCAAGACAATCTGCTGACGGCGCTGCCGCAGGCGGTGAAGGACATGCCTCATCTCACTCATCTGTTTCTTGACGGCAATAATATTGAACTGGATGCATTGGCCGTCGATCGCCTGAAGAATCTGACGCGCATGATGTTCCTGCACTTGAAGGGCAACCCGCTGAGGCTCATTCCGAACATCAGCCTAATGCCCTATTTGCAGGTGCTATCGCTGGGCGAAACGGGGCTGGACAGCTGGCCTGTCGGGCTGTTTTCGCAACCGCGGCTGCGCAGTTTCCGTCTTGATCTGAGCAATAACCCGATCAGCCGGATACCCGAGGTCGCGCCCGGTTCATTTCGCGCAGTGCTATTGGCGCGTACCGTGATCAGTCGGTCCCCGCACTGGATCTCGCCAGAGAATCTCGAGATCCTCAAGTCTTACATCGAGTCGGTCGGTATGGACCCGGAGCGTCCTTATCCGCCCCGTGGCGTATTCGATAGCAAGGACTGGGCGTCGGGCATGACCGAGCGGCAATGGCATTTAAAACAGAAATTCTGGAGCGCGGTCGAGGATGAATTCGATTCAGTGCCGTTCTTCAACGAAATCCGCAAGCTTACCCAATCCGCCGACTTCAAGGCTGGCGGCGCCTATCAGACGGAACTAACGACCAAGGTCTGGCGCATGCTCGAAGTCATGGCCAGCGACAGTGAACTGCGCATCAGGCTGTTCAACGAGGCGGCAACCCCCACCGAATGCGTGGATGGCGGCACACAGTTGTTCAATGCCATGGGCGTGCAGGTGTTGGTCCACGAAGCTTACGCCCTGGAGCGTTCGGACTTGATCGAAACACAGTTGCTGGAACTGGCCCTGGGCAAGTCCCGGCTCGATGAGCTCGGTGCCATTGCCCGCCAACGGGTGTCTGAACGGTTGGCGAAGGGAGAGCGGTTCCGCCGCTACGACGCCGATGGCGAAGTGACCGGCACTATCGATGAAGTGGAAGTGCACCTGGCTTACATGACTGATCTGGCCGAGCGCCTGGATTTGCCATGGCAGGCGCGGGGCATGCAGTTCCGCAAGATCGCCAAGGTGAGTAAAGAGATGATCGAGGCAGCGTTCCAGCGGATCAAGGCGCTGGAGGAAGGTGACCTGCTGATCGACCGGATCTTCGAGCAACCGCTTTGGCGAGATTGGCTGGAGTCCACTTACCGCGAGGAATTGAATGGTTTGAAGCGCAAGATCGACTTTGCCTTTGACTTGCAGGAGGCGTTGCAGCGCAGGGCTGAAGGCGCGCGGCTTACGGCAGCGGAAAAGGCTCAAATCGAGGCGCAAATCAAGGCGTTTTGCGGCGAGCTTGGCAAAAGTGAAAGCGACTTCCCGGAGGGCCAACTCATGACCGACGATGCGTATGTACAGATCCTGGAAGACATCGACAAGCAGATCACGCAACAGCTGAAGACCCTGACTCGTGAGGCGATGAAACGGGCCAAACTGGACCGACTGCGGATAGAGTCCACTCAGTAA
- a CDS encoding DnaJ C-terminal domain-containing protein encodes MDFKDYYKILGVEPTADDKAIKAAYRKLARKYHPDVSKEKDAESRFKDASEAYEALKSADKRAEYDDLRRYGQHGQPFQGPPGWQSRGGFGGGGQDTGDFSDFFSSIFGNRGPGFDGGQSRRSTGRRGQDVEMELGVFLEETLSTESKKVTFQVPQYNAAGQHVSNTSKSLNVKIPAGVSDGERIRLKGQGAPGVGGGANGDLYLTIRFAPHPKFDVEGENLIITLPLAPWELALGAEVAVPTLTGKINLKVPAGSQNGQRMRAKGHGLMNKAGERGYLFVQLKAVMPKKSDDDIKALWQELAKKAAFDPREHF; translated from the coding sequence ATGGACTTCAAAGACTATTACAAGATTCTCGGTGTGGAACCGACCGCAGACGACAAGGCGATCAAGGCCGCCTATCGCAAGCTTGCGCGTAAATACCACCCCGACGTCAGCAAGGAAAAGGACGCAGAGTCCCGGTTCAAGGACGCCTCGGAAGCTTATGAAGCACTGAAAAGCGCCGACAAGCGCGCCGAGTACGATGATTTGCGCCGCTATGGCCAGCATGGCCAACCGTTCCAGGGACCACCAGGCTGGCAAAGCCGTGGCGGTTTCGGTGGCGGTGGCCAGGACACGGGCGATTTCTCGGACTTCTTCAGTTCGATCTTCGGCAACCGTGGGCCAGGCTTTGATGGTGGACAATCGCGTCGCAGTACCGGACGTCGAGGGCAAGACGTGGAAATGGAACTTGGGGTTTTTCTTGAGGAAACACTGTCGACCGAATCGAAGAAGGTCACCTTCCAGGTGCCGCAGTACAACGCGGCTGGCCAGCATGTGAGCAACACCAGCAAAAGCCTGAACGTGAAGATTCCGGCCGGTGTGAGCGATGGCGAGCGCATTCGCCTCAAGGGGCAGGGCGCTCCGGGTGTCGGTGGCGGGGCCAATGGCGACCTGTACCTGACGATCCGTTTTGCACCGCACCCGAAATTCGACGTCGAAGGCGAGAACCTGATCATCACCTTGCCACTGGCACCGTGGGAGCTGGCGCTGGGCGCTGAAGTCGCCGTGCCGACCCTGACGGGCAAGATCAACCTCAAGGTCCCGGCCGGCAGCCAGAACGGCCAGCGCATGCGTGCCAAGGGCCATGGCCTGATGAACAAGGCCGGTGAGCGTGGTTACCTGTTCGTGCAGTTGAAGGCCGTGATGCCGAAGAAATCCGACGATGACATCAAGGCCCTGTGGCAGGAGCTGGCGAAAAAAGCCGCGTTCGACCCGCGAGAGCATTTTTGA